In the Leptolyngbya sp. FACHB-261 genome, one interval contains:
- a CDS encoding polysaccharide ABC transporter ATP-binding protein: MADTVIRVEGLGKKYTLGRQAGGRSRYIALRDVMADSVKSLGRKLFRTYDQQQISLTSEEFWALKDISFEIKQGDKVGIVGRNGAGKSTLLKILSRITDPTLGRIVIRGKVASLLEVGTGFHPELTGRENIYLNGAILGMSKVEISRKFDEIVDFAEVEKFLDTPVKYYSSGMYVRLAFAVAAHLEPEILIVDEVLAVGDVAFQKKCMGKMSDVSEKQGKTILFVSHNMTAIKSLCERAICMSRGTLVDEGEASSIVAKYIQSYSSNELERVWEDPKTAPGNEQVRLYHVRLSTTQDIPKERMTVCDSLKLEFKYWNFVAGSYLNLSLVLYTLEDICVFNSISESKFSPAGLICETCYIPSNFLNNSTYRARLLIVKDASVPLLDQEELFTFEIHDAERKGGWYGNWIGVIRPDLKWNTELVEPITGSQS, translated from the coding sequence GTGGCTGATACAGTGATTCGAGTCGAGGGTCTCGGTAAGAAGTACACTCTTGGTCGCCAAGCAGGGGGGCGCAGCCGTTACATAGCTCTTCGAGATGTGATGGCTGATAGCGTAAAATCTCTTGGGCGAAAGCTTTTTAGAACGTATGACCAGCAGCAAATCAGCTTGACTTCTGAAGAATTCTGGGCACTCAAAGATATTTCTTTTGAAATCAAGCAGGGAGATAAAGTTGGTATTGTCGGGCGCAACGGAGCAGGCAAGTCTACACTTTTAAAGATACTTAGCCGGATTACGGACCCAACACTGGGGCGAATTGTTATTAGGGGAAAAGTAGCCAGTCTTTTAGAGGTGGGAACAGGCTTTCACCCAGAGCTAACTGGCAGAGAAAACATTTATCTCAACGGCGCGATTTTAGGAATGAGCAAAGTGGAGATTAGCAGAAAATTTGATGAGATAGTTGATTTTGCTGAAGTTGAAAAGTTTTTAGATACACCTGTTAAGTATTACTCGTCTGGGATGTATGTGCGTTTAGCCTTTGCCGTCGCCGCTCATTTAGAGCCGGAGATCTTAATAGTGGACGAAGTACTAGCAGTAGGGGATGTTGCTTTTCAAAAAAAGTGTATGGGGAAAATGAGCGATGTTTCCGAAAAGCAGGGCAAGACCATACTTTTTGTAAGTCATAATATGACAGCTATAAAAAGTTTATGTGAAAGAGCAATTTGTATGAGCAGAGGGACTTTAGTAGACGAAGGAGAAGCTAGCAGCATTGTTGCGAAATACATCCAATCCTATTCTTCCAATGAGCTAGAGCGAGTTTGGGAGGATCCAAAAACTGCTCCTGGGAACGAGCAAGTGCGGCTGTATCACGTCCGGCTTTCAACTACTCAAGATATTCCAAAAGAGAGAATGACAGTTTGCGACTCACTAAAATTAGAATTTAAATACTGGAATTTTGTTGCTGGCTCTTACTTGAATCTCAGCCTTGTACTCTATACGCTTGAAGATATTTGCGTTTTTAATTCGATATCAGAATCGAAATTCTCTCCAGCAGGTTTGATTTGTGAAACTTGTTATATTCCTAGTAACTTCTTGAACAATTCTACGTACCGAGCCAGGTTGTTGATCGTAAAAGATGCTTCAGTCCCACTTTTAGATCAGGAAGAACTGTTCACATTCGAGATTCATGACGCGGAGCGAAAGGGAGGCTGGTATGGCAACTGGATTGGTGTTATTCGTCCTGACCTTAAATGGAATACTGAATTAGTCGAACCGATAACAGGCAGTCAATCATGA
- a CDS encoding glycosyltransferase, protein MPVFNTPESFLKEAIESVLSQIYQHWELCIADDASTESHVGQILSEYSSKDSRIKVVFREENGHISLSSNSALEIATGEFVALLDHDDLLTPDALYEVAYLLNRHPDADMIYSDEDQINEREQLKSPFFKPDWCPDSFLSRMYTCHFSVYRKVLIEQIGGFREGYEGSQDYDLALRFTEQTKKIFHIPRILYHWRIHPNSTAYSLACKSYAVEAAIKALSDALDRRAEPGVVVPIPAEGRYIIRYKIEKLDLVSIIIPTRNLGKTLDKCLTSIFEKTVYPNYEVLLIDNGSTEVETIGVIDKWKEKEPTRFKSQSLDIPFNYSKINNHAAKAASGRYLLFLNNDTEVLTSDWINALVEQAQRPSIGAVGALLLYPDNTVQHAGLVIGIGGLIDHGHKHYPAKHLGYFGQLQTINNYSAVTAACLMCRREVFEEVGGFEEELAVAFNDVDLCFKMVEKGYRNIYLPHVILYHYESKSRGYDTTSEKHNRLVKEMEYLKSKWGKHLDYDPCYSPNLTKSRYDFSIDI, encoded by the coding sequence ATGCCAGTCTTCAATACTCCTGAATCCTTCTTAAAGGAGGCTATTGAATCTGTTCTGAGCCAGATATATCAGCACTGGGAGCTATGCATTGCCGATGATGCCTCGACAGAAAGCCATGTGGGACAAATTTTGAGTGAATATTCATCAAAGGACTCTCGCATCAAAGTTGTTTTCAGGGAAGAGAACGGACATATTTCTCTATCTTCTAATTCAGCTTTGGAGATAGCAACAGGTGAGTTTGTAGCACTGCTTGATCATGATGATTTGTTAACGCCAGATGCCCTTTACGAAGTAGCCTACTTGCTTAACCGACATCCTGATGCCGATATGATCTACTCGGATGAGGATCAGATTAATGAGCGAGAACAGCTTAAGTCTCCGTTCTTTAAACCTGATTGGTGCCCTGACTCGTTTTTATCTAGAATGTACACCTGCCATTTCAGTGTGTATCGAAAGGTTCTTATCGAACAGATCGGCGGTTTTAGAGAGGGATACGAGGGATCTCAGGACTACGATCTTGCCCTTAGATTTACAGAACAGACTAAAAAAATATTCCACATCCCCAGGATTTTATATCACTGGCGCATTCACCCTAATTCTACTGCATACAGCCTCGCCTGCAAAAGTTATGCAGTAGAAGCAGCGATTAAAGCTCTTTCTGATGCTCTTGATCGAAGAGCAGAGCCTGGAGTAGTGGTACCTATCCCAGCTGAGGGTCGTTATATTATTCGTTACAAGATAGAAAAACTTGACTTAGTCAGTATTATCATCCCGACAAGAAATTTAGGAAAAACACTAGACAAATGTTTAACATCTATTTTTGAAAAGACCGTGTATCCTAATTACGAAGTTTTATTAATTGATAATGGCAGCACTGAAGTGGAAACAATCGGTGTTATTGACAAATGGAAAGAAAAGGAGCCAACCAGGTTTAAATCTCAGTCCTTGGATATTCCTTTCAATTACTCCAAAATCAACAATCATGCAGCGAAGGCAGCTTCGGGGCGGTATTTATTATTTCTAAATAATGACACTGAGGTCCTGACCTCAGATTGGATCAATGCCTTGGTTGAACAGGCACAAAGGCCTAGTATAGGAGCAGTTGGAGCATTACTGCTATATCCAGACAATACAGTTCAACATGCTGGACTAGTCATAGGAATTGGTGGTTTGATTGACCACGGACACAAGCATTATCCTGCAAAACACCTCGGCTACTTTGGTCAACTTCAAACTATAAACAATTATTCTGCCGTAACAGCAGCTTGTTTAATGTGTAGACGGGAAGTTTTTGAAGAGGTTGGAGGCTTTGAAGAAGAACTTGCAGTTGCCTTTAATGATGTAGATCTTTGTTTCAAAATGGTCGAGAAAGGTTATAGAAACATTTACCTTCCTCACGTCATACTTTATCATTATGAATCCAAGAGCCGGGGTTATGACACCACTTCAGAGAAGCATAATCGGCTTGTTAAGGAAATGGAATATCTGAAAAGCAAGTGGGGAAAACACCTCGACTACGATCCTTGTTACAGTCCAAATCTAACTAAGTCTCGTTATGATTTCAGTATTGATATATAG
- a CDS encoding M48 family metalloprotease has product MQLLQAAVDALKQQHYARAVELLRDLAQQATAQGDHRTQIQAQIYLIQAYEGCGRRSEAVRLCQSLLSYPEPKLQAWAQKMLATLSPTDVQSEPTKARELEPTVSQYPSEPEASPPEAPPVAPTQTHYLGFELPVKDRYHRQGAPLRIVRVGVLWPVIGLTLLWEVWLTLLLLGWMPIFQQSNPLVGRVPILLFLGGVAALSPWLMDWLLGYWTQAWGGLRPLPLTELSRRSSEAYRLVQRSSERRGLGLKRVKLALVETDMPLVFSYAGLLGTGRLVVSSGLFSVLEPDELAAVVAYEVGQIAYWDATVMTLGLLLGQLFYLPYIGLVALNNRYLQQSWTKWGILLLAAGFHQLYRLSLWPLLWLSRRRTHFADHFAAANTGNPNALARALVKVALGQADQTADPAIGQADPMARLLEAIRPLSLCDDQAALPLGRLLLAQPTEPLVLERWLLWELYNPWVNWSELSTTHPLLGKRLGALSGYAQQLALPTQIDLDAVVALSRRLEKPVYEQFQLRRALLAAPWLGLGLGLVLGWVLSLLFQDSWLILSLVLIGTGTGVLLRVNTLYPDVLAERFQDASLSQLLLNASAEPLRGLPVRLQGKVILPLDFGSDPDGAVTFEDEAGRRVALRYQAAAGPAGSLLVGYPLMRQWTAKPVTVQGWFRRGPLPWVDALTLEAASGEQLKSNFQLWTYGLGSSLILAGLTTLWFFGQV; this is encoded by the coding sequence ATGCAATTGCTGCAAGCTGCCGTTGATGCACTCAAACAGCAGCACTATGCCAGGGCAGTCGAACTGCTGCGTGACCTAGCGCAACAAGCGACGGCTCAAGGCGACCATCGCACTCAAATTCAAGCGCAAATCTATCTAATCCAAGCTTATGAAGGCTGTGGACGGCGCAGTGAGGCCGTGCGTCTCTGCCAGAGTTTGCTCAGTTACCCAGAGCCCAAGCTACAAGCTTGGGCTCAAAAAATGTTGGCTACGCTGTCTCCGACTGATGTGCAGTCCGAGCCCACTAAGGCACGAGAGTTAGAGCCAACTGTCAGCCAGTACCCCTCGGAACCTGAAGCCTCACCCCCTGAGGCTCCACCTGTTGCCCCCACTCAAACTCATTATTTGGGATTTGAGTTGCCAGTCAAAGACCGTTACCACCGGCAAGGGGCACCGCTGCGCATCGTTCGGGTGGGTGTACTCTGGCCTGTTATCGGCCTGACCTTACTTTGGGAAGTCTGGCTCACGCTGCTCCTCCTGGGGTGGATGCCAATTTTTCAGCAGTCCAACCCACTGGTGGGGAGAGTTCCGATTCTGCTGTTCCTGGGCGGTGTTGCAGCTCTCTCACCGTGGCTGATGGATTGGCTATTGGGGTATTGGACCCAAGCTTGGGGAGGATTGCGCCCATTACCCTTAACCGAGCTGAGCCGTAGAAGCTCAGAAGCCTATCGGCTGGTACAGCGGTCGAGTGAGCGTCGCGGTCTAGGGCTGAAGCGGGTGAAGTTGGCCTTGGTTGAAACAGACATGCCCCTCGTCTTCAGTTATGCAGGCTTGCTAGGAACAGGACGGCTGGTGGTGAGTAGTGGGCTGTTCTCGGTTTTGGAACCAGACGAGCTAGCTGCTGTCGTCGCCTACGAAGTAGGGCAAATCGCCTATTGGGACGCAACAGTCATGACCCTGGGACTGCTGTTAGGGCAACTGTTTTATCTGCCTTACATTGGCCTGGTCGCTCTCAACAACCGCTACTTGCAACAGAGTTGGACCAAATGGGGGATTCTACTGCTGGCGGCAGGTTTTCACCAGCTATACCGCTTGAGTCTGTGGCCCTTGCTCTGGCTGTCCCGTCGCCGGACTCATTTCGCAGACCACTTCGCAGCGGCCAACACCGGCAACCCCAATGCTCTGGCGCGGGCCTTGGTGAAAGTTGCGTTGGGGCAAGCAGATCAAACTGCTGATCCCGCCATAGGTCAGGCTGACCCCATGGCAAGGTTGTTAGAAGCGATCCGGCCTTTAAGTCTGTGCGATGACCAAGCCGCTTTGCCCCTCGGACGCTTGCTCTTAGCTCAGCCCACAGAGCCCTTGGTTTTGGAGCGCTGGCTACTTTGGGAGCTCTACAATCCCTGGGTGAACTGGAGTGAACTGAGCACCACTCATCCCCTTCTCGGCAAGCGATTGGGAGCGCTCAGCGGCTATGCTCAGCAGCTCGCTCTCCCCACCCAAATCGACTTGGATGCAGTAGTTGCCTTGAGTAGACGCTTGGAGAAGCCCGTCTACGAGCAGTTTCAACTCAGGCGCGCTCTTTTAGCGGCACCTTGGTTGGGGTTAGGACTGGGGTTAGTTCTAGGCTGGGTACTCAGTTTGCTATTCCAAGACAGCTGGCTGATCCTGTCACTGGTCTTGATTGGTACAGGCACTGGGGTTTTGCTGAGAGTCAACACGCTTTATCCGGACGTGCTGGCGGAGCGTTTCCAGGATGCCAGCCTGAGCCAACTACTACTGAATGCATCTGCCGAACCCCTGCGTGGTCTGCCCGTGCGTCTTCAGGGGAAAGTCATACTGCCCTTAGATTTTGGTAGCGATCCGGATGGAGCAGTCACATTTGAGGATGAGGCAGGCAGACGGGTTGCTTTGCGCTATCAAGCAGCCGCAGGACCAGCTGGCAGCTTGCTAGTCGGCTATCCGCTAATGCGACAGTGGACGGCAAAACCAGTCACGGTTCAAGGCTGGTTCCGACGAGGGCCTTTGCCCTGGGTCGATGCGCTAACTCTAGAGGCAGCCTCTGGGGAGCAACTCAAGAGTAACTTTCAACTTTGGACTTACGGTTTGGGGAGCAGTCTAATACTGGCAGGGCTAACCACACTGTGGTTTTTCGGCCAGGTCTGA
- a CDS encoding tetratricopeptide repeat protein, translated as MSFDLPDDLMGLLKALRQDNERVRLHATRALWQRWYAEAGPEAERQLLAGTASMEQQRFAEAEQEFSQLIQQHPDFAEAYNKRATLHYICHRYDRSLRDCHRVVELNPHHFGAWHGMGLCYFALDRYPEALPAFRRALEIQPFAQINQAMSLECLVRMS; from the coding sequence GTGAGTTTTGATTTACCTGATGATCTGATGGGGCTTTTAAAGGCTTTACGTCAGGACAATGAACGAGTGCGTCTGCACGCTACCCGTGCTCTGTGGCAGAGGTGGTATGCAGAAGCAGGACCAGAGGCTGAACGACAACTGCTAGCGGGTACAGCCTCGATGGAACAGCAACGCTTTGCTGAGGCGGAACAGGAGTTCAGCCAACTCATTCAGCAGCATCCAGATTTTGCAGAGGCCTATAACAAACGAGCAACCCTGCATTACATATGCCACCGTTATGACCGTTCCCTCCGTGACTGCCACCGCGTTGTGGAACTCAACCCACATCACTTTGGGGCCTGGCATGGCATGGGCCTCTGCTACTTTGCCTTGGATCGCTATCCAGAAGCGCTACCCGCTTTTCGCCGGGCCTTGGAGATTCAACCCTTTGCCCAAATCAATCAGGCCATGAGCCTAGAGTGTCTGGTGCGGATGAGCTAG
- the obgE gene encoding GTPase ObgE — protein MQFIDQAEIQIKAGDGGDGIVAFRREKYVPAGGPAGGNGGRGGNVILRTTQNLQTLLDFRYAHRFQAENGERGGAKNMTGASGEDRIIEVPCGTVIYDAETGEFLGDLTDVGQELRVAKGGKGGLGNRCFLSNQNRAPEQALPGLPGESRLLRLELKLLAEVGLIGLPNAGKSTLISVLSAARPKIADYPFTTLVPNLGVVRRPTGDGVVFADIPGLIEGAHTGAGLGHDFLRHIERTRVLVHLVDGTAPDPLHDYQTIEAELEAYGHGLSTKPQLVVVSKLDAVEESVAAEIKADLSAHLKQPVLGISAVSRQGLGELLQAIWPLLEAGVPEPSLP, from the coding sequence ATGCAATTTATTGACCAGGCAGAAATTCAAATCAAGGCGGGCGATGGTGGCGATGGCATCGTTGCCTTCCGGCGGGAGAAGTATGTACCGGCGGGTGGTCCGGCGGGCGGCAACGGTGGCAGGGGTGGAAATGTGATTCTGCGGACAACCCAGAACCTGCAAACTCTGCTGGATTTTCGCTATGCTCACCGCTTTCAAGCCGAGAACGGGGAGCGCGGCGGTGCCAAGAACATGACCGGGGCTAGCGGTGAGGACCGCATTATCGAAGTCCCCTGCGGCACCGTAATCTACGATGCTGAGACTGGTGAGTTTCTGGGTGACTTGACCGATGTTGGCCAGGAGCTGCGGGTCGCGAAAGGTGGCAAAGGCGGACTCGGTAACCGGTGTTTTCTGAGCAATCAGAATCGAGCTCCCGAACAAGCTCTGCCTGGTTTACCGGGCGAGAGTCGCTTGCTACGTCTAGAGCTGAAACTCCTGGCAGAAGTCGGTCTGATCGGCTTACCCAATGCTGGTAAATCGACCCTGATCTCTGTGCTGTCGGCAGCTCGGCCCAAAATTGCTGATTATCCCTTCACCACGTTGGTGCCTAACCTGGGTGTAGTGCGCCGGCCCACAGGCGACGGCGTTGTCTTTGCTGACATCCCCGGCTTGATCGAAGGCGCTCATACAGGTGCTGGTCTGGGCCACGATTTCTTACGCCACATTGAGCGCACCCGAGTGCTCGTGCATCTCGTTGATGGTACTGCCCCTGATCCCCTACATGACTATCAGACCATCGAGGCTGAGCTTGAAGCCTATGGCCATGGCCTTAGCACTAAGCCACAGTTGGTCGTTGTATCCAAATTAGATGCCGTTGAGGAATCTGTTGCTGCTGAGATCAAAGCTGACTTGAGTGCCCACCTGAAGCAGCCAGTCCTGGGCATTTCGGCAGTGAGCCGTCAGGGCCTCGGCGAACTTCTCCAAGCCATTTGGCCTTTGCTCGAAGCTGGCGTTCCAGAGCCCAGCCTGCCCTAG
- a CDS encoding methyltransferase domain-containing protein: MNLISIKSLAKSKIKRSLREAYEVCHSVPNNLALQWRKKQFAKKLSNFEAPYKLHLGCGAIKFESWVNIDLHLSSRAADISWDLSQGIPLEDGSCEFLYCEHFLEHMNAEQGVAFLRECYRVLRSDGVIRIAMPSLDVLIEKSYQGNWREQDWLTWPGFEFIQTRAEMLNICFRSWGHQWLYDREELYRRLSEAGFEKIRDVEWRVSDIAELRNRETRKDSFLICEAQK; encoded by the coding sequence ATGAACTTGATTTCCATTAAAAGCTTAGCTAAGAGCAAAATCAAAAGATCGTTAAGGGAAGCGTACGAAGTTTGTCATTCTGTACCTAATAATCTTGCTCTGCAATGGCGAAAGAAGCAGTTCGCAAAAAAGCTGTCTAATTTTGAAGCTCCGTACAAGCTACATTTAGGATGTGGAGCCATTAAATTTGAGAGCTGGGTTAATATTGATTTGCATTTGTCATCTAGAGCAGCTGATATATCCTGGGATTTGAGCCAAGGGATACCTCTTGAAGATGGCTCCTGTGAGTTTCTCTACTGCGAGCATTTCCTAGAACACATGAACGCTGAGCAGGGTGTAGCCTTTCTAAGGGAATGCTATCGTGTACTTAGGTCGGACGGAGTAATCCGAATTGCTATGCCTTCTCTTGATGTTTTGATTGAAAAGTCTTACCAGGGCAATTGGCGAGAGCAGGATTGGTTGACTTGGCCCGGATTTGAATTTATTCAAACTCGTGCAGAGATGCTAAATATTTGTTTTCGTTCGTGGGGTCATCAATGGCTTTACGATCGCGAGGAACTATATCGTAGGCTGAGTGAAGCTGGATTTGAGAAGATTAGGGATGTTGAATGGCGTGTCAGCGACATTGCGGAGCTGAGAAACCGGGAGACACGCAAAGATTCTTTCTTAATATGTGAAGCTCAGAAATAG
- a CDS encoding acetyltransferase, whose product MIFPTTLNQNFMVRKLVIWGTGGHALVVADIIRLGGEYEIVGFLSDSDSSHYGSNFCKAPILGGREQLDNLISEGVKYLILGIGDCLTRLELAELARLKGLSLATAIHPRAVVASSASIAAGTVITAGAVINPSAKIGSNVIINTCASVDHESIIKDGVHIGPGVHLAGKVTIGRATWIGIGATVVDRVRVGSGTLIGAGAVVVNDIPDNVVAYGVPARVIREIVKNVN is encoded by the coding sequence TTGATCTTCCCTACTACGCTTAATCAAAATTTTATGGTACGAAAGCTAGTGATTTGGGGTACTGGAGGGCATGCTTTAGTCGTTGCTGATATTATTCGCCTTGGTGGAGAGTATGAGATCGTTGGCTTTCTAAGCGATTCAGATTCATCCCACTACGGTTCTAATTTCTGCAAAGCTCCTATCTTGGGTGGGCGGGAGCAATTAGACAACCTTATTTCAGAAGGGGTTAAGTATTTAATTTTGGGAATTGGAGATTGTCTAACTCGGCTAGAATTAGCTGAGTTAGCTCGACTAAAGGGCTTATCCTTGGCCACTGCAATTCATCCTCGAGCAGTTGTTGCATCTAGTGCATCGATAGCTGCTGGAACAGTTATTACAGCTGGAGCAGTTATCAATCCCAGCGCAAAAATTGGATCCAACGTTATCATTAATACCTGTGCCAGCGTTGATCATGAATCTATTATAAAAGACGGAGTTCATATTGGACCAGGAGTTCATTTAGCGGGCAAAGTTACTATAGGACGTGCAACTTGGATAGGAATTGGGGCAACAGTTGTAGACCGTGTGCGAGTAGGATCAGGCACACTAATTGGAGCAGGCGCTGTTGTCGTAAACGATATCCCCGACAACGTAGTAGCTTACGGAGTTCCAGCTAGAGTAATACGCGAGATTGTGAAAAATGTTAATTGA
- a CDS encoding aminotransferase class I/II-fold pyridoxal phosphate-dependent enzyme, which translates to MLIESQLESLAIFSHAPAFREGLHVGRPNIGRRERFLERVNDMFDRRWLTNNGPYTQELEQRIADLIGVKHCVAMCNATVALEIAIRATGLTGEVIVPSFTFIATAHALQWQEITPVFCDIDSKTHNLNPHQVEKMITPRTTGIIGVHLWGRPCDVEQLSEIAHHHNLTLMFDAAHAFGCSYKGQMIGNFGDAEVFSFHATKFFNTFEGGAVVTNDDELAEKMRLMKNFGFSGYDTVTYIGTNGKMSEVSAAMGLTSLESLPEFIDTNYRNYKQYQRELEDVPGVHLVIYDESEKFNYQYVILEVDELTAQLSRNQLQKVLIAENILARRYFYPGCHRMEPYRSYFPHAGLLLANTEHLAKRVLSLPTGTSVGSKEISVICSIIRLAVRYATEVREQLQQR; encoded by the coding sequence ATGTTAATTGAGTCTCAACTAGAAAGTTTGGCAATATTTAGTCATGCACCTGCCTTTAGGGAGGGATTGCATGTAGGCCGTCCAAACATCGGCAGACGCGAACGGTTTCTGGAACGTGTAAATGACATGTTCGACAGAAGATGGTTGACCAATAATGGCCCTTATACACAGGAGTTAGAGCAGCGAATTGCTGATCTCATTGGAGTGAAGCATTGTGTTGCTATGTGTAATGCTACGGTAGCACTTGAGATTGCGATTAGAGCCACTGGTTTAACTGGAGAGGTTATTGTACCCTCATTTACCTTCATTGCGACAGCTCATGCACTCCAATGGCAAGAGATTACACCCGTCTTCTGTGATATTGATTCCAAGACCCATAACTTGAATCCTCATCAAGTTGAAAAGATGATCACACCGCGTACCACAGGGATCATTGGAGTTCATCTGTGGGGGCGGCCTTGTGATGTGGAGCAACTCTCAGAAATTGCGCACCATCACAATCTGACATTAATGTTTGATGCAGCTCATGCATTTGGATGCTCCTATAAAGGGCAGATGATTGGTAACTTTGGTGATGCCGAGGTTTTCAGTTTTCATGCCACTAAATTCTTCAACACCTTTGAAGGTGGAGCAGTAGTCACTAATGATGATGAGCTAGCAGAGAAGATGCGCCTTATGAAAAATTTCGGCTTTTCTGGATATGACACAGTTACATATATTGGAACTAATGGGAAGATGAGCGAAGTGTCCGCGGCAATGGGACTGACATCTCTAGAAAGTTTGCCAGAGTTTATTGATACAAATTATCGAAATTATAAGCAGTATCAGAGAGAGCTAGAAGATGTTCCAGGTGTTCATTTAGTAATTTATGATGAAAGCGAAAAATTCAATTACCAATATGTCATTCTAGAAGTTGATGAGCTTACAGCACAATTGAGCCGTAACCAATTGCAAAAGGTTCTCATAGCTGAAAATATTCTGGCAAGACGTTACTTCTATCCTGGTTGCCATCGGATGGAGCCCTATCGCTCCTACTTCCCTCATGCTGGTCTTCTGCTTGCTAATACAGAGCACTTAGCAAAGCGTGTGCTTTCTCTACCTACTGGTACAAGTGTTGGTTCCAAAGAGATAAGTGTGATCTGTAGCATAATCAGGCTAGCGGTGAGATATGCCACAGAAGTACGAGAGCAATTACAGCAAAGGTAA
- a CDS encoding glycosyltransferase has protein sequence MPRVSVIIPSYNHEKYIAETIESVLNQSYQDFEIVIVDDGSSDKTVDIISQFSDERIRLFQLEKNRGASVAANKCVREAKGEFVAMLSSDDIFMHDKLEKQVAFLEKNTEIAAVFSYAQIVGEDGRNSVGEQNFYQKAFIQPNRTRFEWLNHFFFYGNCLCHPSVLIRKQCYGVVGSYDERFAQLPDLDFWIRLCSKYDIYVIPENLIKFRVRKHQENASGNRPEVKIRHMIELSQILKNYLSLENRDNFSKIFPEAAGSKTGFRNELLPFYIANFALKVNSPSHKYFAISTFYQLFNDTDIAQKLRSDHSFDFADLIRLSGEYDVFGTIAQEEIERLKHSKFWKIRAQWLTFKKLLGLTKHD, from the coding sequence ATGCCAAGAGTATCGGTCATTATTCCATCTTATAACCACGAAAAGTATATAGCCGAAACAATTGAAAGTGTCTTAAATCAAAGTTACCAGGATTTTGAGATAGTGATTGTGGATGATGGGTCAAGTGACAAAACTGTAGATATCATCAGCCAGTTTTCTGACGAAAGAATCAGGCTTTTTCAGCTTGAGAAGAATCGAGGCGCATCTGTCGCTGCTAACAAATGTGTCCGTGAGGCCAAGGGCGAGTTCGTTGCAATGTTAAGCTCGGACGACATTTTTATGCACGACAAACTAGAAAAACAAGTTGCTTTTTTAGAGAAGAACACGGAAATTGCTGCAGTCTTCAGCTACGCTCAAATAGTTGGTGAGGATGGTAGAAATTCTGTTGGCGAACAGAATTTCTACCAAAAAGCTTTTATACAACCTAACAGAACAAGATTTGAGTGGCTAAACCATTTCTTTTTCTACGGCAACTGTTTGTGTCATCCTAGTGTTTTAATTCGGAAACAATGCTATGGAGTCGTTGGCTCGTATGATGAGCGTTTTGCTCAACTACCAGATCTCGACTTCTGGATAAGGCTTTGTTCGAAATACGATATTTACGTAATACCAGAGAATCTGATCAAGTTCCGTGTTAGAAAGCATCAAGAGAACGCTAGCGGCAACAGACCTGAAGTTAAAATTCGCCACATGATAGAGCTTTCCCAAATTTTAAAGAACTATCTAAGCCTGGAGAACCGCGATAATTTCTCTAAAATCTTCCCCGAAGCCGCTGGCAGCAAGACTGGATTTAGAAATGAGCTTTTACCTTTTTATATTGCTAATTTTGCACTCAAGGTAAATAGTCCTTCGCATAAATACTTTGCTATCAGTACATTTTATCAATTATTTAATGATACAGATATTGCTCAAAAGTTAAGAAGTGACCACTCTTTTGACTTTGCTGATTTGATTCGACTAAGTGGAGAGTATGACGTTTTTGGGACAATAGCTCAAGAAGAGATTGAAAGATTAAAACATAGCAAATTCTGGAAGATAAGGGCACAGTGGCTTACATTCAAAAAGCTATTAGGTCTTACAAAGCATGATTGA